A genomic region of Gemmatimonadales bacterium contains the following coding sequences:
- the pheS gene encoding phenylalanine--tRNA ligase subunit alpha — protein sequence MDVLRQRLAAIATLDAPALEAEEIAVLGRKQGVLTHQLKEVAALPLEEKRVRGAALNALKIEFEAAFAARRAALAAATATAAAHATDRSMPGRRAWPGSLHPVTVVIDDIVAIFRELGFAVALGPEIENDERNFTALNFPPDHPALDMHDTLFVAPIAGATTDERLLMRTHTSPVQIRVMREGPPPFRVVIPGVAYRNDPFDASHAPAFSQIEGLAVDEGISFVDLKATLTHFAERFFGASVKVRFRPSFFPFTEPSAEMDVSCTICGGTGCGACKGTGWMEILGCGMVHEQVLRNCGIDPERFTGFAFGMGPQRMTMVRYGVPDIRLLYGGDMRFLAQFGGVRA from the coding sequence ATGGACGTGCTGCGCCAGCGGCTCGCGGCCATCGCCACCCTCGACGCGCCGGCGCTCGAGGCCGAAGAGATCGCAGTACTCGGCCGCAAGCAGGGCGTCCTGACCCACCAGCTCAAGGAAGTCGCCGCGCTCCCGCTTGAAGAAAAGCGGGTGCGCGGTGCCGCCCTTAATGCCCTCAAGATCGAATTCGAAGCGGCGTTCGCCGCGCGACGTGCGGCACTCGCCGCCGCGACTGCCACCGCCGCAGCCCACGCGACCGATCGCTCCATGCCGGGACGCCGCGCCTGGCCCGGTTCGCTCCATCCTGTCACGGTCGTGATCGACGACATCGTGGCAATCTTCCGCGAACTCGGCTTCGCCGTTGCCCTGGGCCCGGAGATCGAGAACGACGAGCGCAACTTCACGGCGCTCAACTTTCCGCCAGATCACCCGGCGCTCGACATGCACGACACACTCTTCGTCGCGCCGATCGCCGGCGCCACGACCGACGAGCGCCTCCTCATGCGGACCCACACCTCGCCGGTGCAGATCCGGGTGATGCGAGAGGGGCCGCCCCCGTTCCGCGTGGTGATTCCCGGGGTCGCGTACCGCAATGATCCGTTCGACGCGTCGCACGCGCCGGCGTTCTCGCAGATCGAAGGGCTCGCCGTCGATGAGGGAATTTCGTTCGTCGACCTCAAGGCAACGCTGACACATTTTGCCGAGCGCTTCTTCGGGGCGTCGGTGAAGGTCCGCTTCCGCCCGTCGTTCTTCCCGTTCACGGAACCGTCGGCGGAGATGGATGTCTCGTGCACCATCTGCGGCGGGACCGGGTGCGGCGCGTGCAAGGGCACGGGGTGGATGGAGATTCTCGGGTGCGGGATGGTCCACGAGCAGGTGCTCCGGAATTGCGGCATCGATCCCGAGCGCTTCACCGGCTTCGCCTTCGGCATGGGGCCGCAACGGATGACGATGGTCCGGTACGGGGTCCCTGACATCCGCCTCCTCTACGGCGGCGACATGCGCTTCCTGGCGCAGTTCGGCGGGGTGCGAGCGTGA
- the rplT gene encoding 50S ribosomal protein L20: MPRAKGGVAHHARKKKIMAAAKGGRGARSKLYKASKENVERGLAYAFRDRRKKKGDFRRLWITRIGAAARLHEISYSRLMAGLKAAGVEINRKVLADLAVTDAVAFGKLAEVAKAQQG, translated from the coding sequence ATGCCACGAGCCAAAGGCGGGGTCGCGCACCACGCGCGCAAGAAGAAGATCATGGCGGCGGCGAAGGGTGGCCGCGGCGCCCGGAGCAAGCTGTACAAGGCCTCGAAGGAGAACGTCGAGCGCGGGCTGGCGTATGCGTTCCGCGATCGGCGCAAGAAGAAGGGCGATTTCCGCCGCCTCTGGATCACCCGGATCGGGGCCGCGGCGCGGTTGCACGAGATCTCCTATTCGCGCCTCATGGCTGGCCTGAAGGCTGCCGGCGTCGAGATCAACCGCAAGGTGCTCGCCGACCTCGCGGTGACTGATGCTGTCGCGTTCGGCAAGCTCGCCGAGGTGGCCAAAGCGCAGCAGGGCTGA